The Clostridium septicum genome contains a region encoding:
- a CDS encoding LCP family protein, translating into MDNGVKKIKKSSYLKKTLLILLVVLVLGVIGASIYGFNLINKINKINTTEEDIGINKEATEELSKYNNYDKIINIALFGIDAGENEFGRSDSIMILTIDPIHNKMKLSSIMRDSYVNIEDHGMDKINHAFAFGNSVLALKTLNNNFGLNINNFISTDFSNLPKIIDKLGGIELNITSDELKYINSYIDNLNVLNSTSSPHLDSTGKQLLDGTQCLAYSRIRYTDGGDYERTWRHRTILKGVYDKVKDTKVSELPSLLNDFLPFIETNLGTTELLNIGSTINKIGSSSLIEDRFPRDGYCEGKMIEGVYYLTFDLDTTKQQMKEFIFEN; encoded by the coding sequence TTGGATAATGGTGTAAAAAAAATAAAGAAAAGCTCTTATCTAAAAAAAACACTACTAATTTTGTTAGTAGTATTAGTATTGGGAGTTATTGGAGCGAGTATTTATGGATTTAATTTAATAAATAAAATTAATAAAATTAATACTACTGAAGAAGATATTGGGATAAATAAAGAAGCTACTGAAGAATTATCTAAGTATAATAATTATGATAAGATAATAAATATTGCTTTATTTGGAATAGATGCAGGTGAAAATGAATTTGGGCGTTCAGATTCTATAATGATATTAACTATAGACCCTATTCATAATAAAATGAAACTTTCTTCTATAATGAGAGATTCTTATGTTAATATTGAGGATCATGGAATGGATAAAATTAATCATGCTTTTGCTTTTGGAAATTCTGTTTTAGCTCTAAAAACATTAAATAACAATTTTGGATTAAATATAAATAATTTTATTTCAACTGATTTTAGTAACTTACCTAAAATTATAGATAAATTAGGAGGAATAGAATTAAATATTACCTCTGATGAACTTAAATATATAAATTCATATATTGATAACTTAAATGTATTAAACTCTACTTCTTCTCCTCATTTAGATTCAACCGGAAAACAACTTTTAGATGGCACTCAATGTCTTGCTTATTCAAGAATAAGATATACAGATGGTGGAGATTATGAAAGAACTTGGCGACATAGAACTATTTTAAAAGGGGTATATGATAAGGTAAAAGATACTAAAGTATCTGAACTTCCTTCATTATTAAATGATTTTCTACCTTTTATAGAAACAAACCTAGGTACTACTGAATTGCTAAATATAGGTTCTACAATAAATAAAATAGGTAGTTCATCCCTTATTGAAGATAGATTCCCAAGAGATGGGTATTGTGAAGGAAAAATGATTGAAGGAGTTTACTATCTAACTTTTGATCTTGATACTACAAAACAACAAATGAAAGAATTTATATTTGAAAATTAA
- a CDS encoding ATP-grasp domain-containing protein → MKLLSIGAGKEQIYSIKKAIEKGHYVIAIDGNKESEGFKLANEYSVVDISKENEVIEFAKKNNIEGILQVPIGRFLSTIGAVNDSLNLKGISKEAALNCVNKTKTNEILFHNNIGCAGQITLKTFDNMELINKINDFGLPCVIKPKFGSGSSGVRIINNKAEVEKMVAEHLEENLTGEVIIEELLEGIEYGVDFVVIDNSGYLVLVREKELTDIPFRQEVAFIGPANLEDIIYDKVFNIMDKATKALGINNTLVHADIMIKDNEVKIIEISGRPSGLLLSSKIVPLSTGLDYLGLGVDIVTSNISKDLNLTNLEKNCVGISFFNLNEGKVVDITDISEMLKGNVIEYINNININDELTIIKKGKDLIDRGHVIVKGKTVDEVKLLFKNILQNIKIENV, encoded by the coding sequence ATGAAGTTGTTAAGTATTGGCGCTGGTAAAGAGCAAATATATTCAATAAAGAAAGCTATAGAAAAAGGGCATTATGTAATAGCAATTGATGGTAATAAGGAATCAGAAGGATTTAAATTAGCTAATGAATATAGTGTTGTAGACATCTCAAAAGAAAATGAAGTTATAGAGTTTGCGAAGAAAAATAATATAGAAGGTATTTTACAAGTACCTATAGGAAGGTTTTTAAGTACTATAGGTGCAGTTAATGATTCATTAAATTTAAAGGGAATATCAAAAGAGGCTGCATTAAATTGTGTAAATAAGACTAAAACTAATGAGATACTATTTCATAATAATATAGGTTGTGCAGGACAAATTACATTAAAAACATTTGATAATATGGAATTAATTAATAAAATTAATGATTTTGGTTTACCTTGCGTAATAAAACCTAAATTCGGATCAGGAAGTTCAGGAGTTCGTATAATCAACAATAAAGCCGAAGTAGAAAAGATGGTAGCAGAACATTTAGAAGAAAATCTTACTGGTGAAGTTATTATTGAGGAATTACTTGAAGGAATAGAATACGGTGTAGATTTTGTCGTTATAGATAATAGCGGATATCTTGTATTGGTAAGAGAAAAGGAATTAACTGATATACCTTTTAGACAAGAGGTTGCTTTTATTGGACCAGCTAATTTAGAAGATATAATTTATGATAAAGTCTTTAATATAATGGATAAAGCAACTAAAGCATTAGGGATAAATAATACTTTGGTACATGCAGATATAATGATTAAAGATAATGAAGTTAAAATTATAGAGATATCAGGAAGACCATCTGGATTATTGTTATCAAGTAAAATAGTGCCTTTATCTACAGGATTAGATTACTTGGGTCTAGGAGTGGACATAGTTACTTCAAATATCAGTAAAGATTTAAATTTAACTAACTTAGAAAAAAACTGTGTAGGAATAAGCTTCTTTAATTTAAATGAAGGAAAGGTAGTAGATATTACTGATATAAGTGAGATGTTGAAAGGTAATGTAATAGAATATATTAATAATATTAATATAAATGATGAATTAACAATCATTAAAAAAGGTAAAGATTTAATTGATAGAGGACATGTCATTGTAAAGGGAAAAACCGTAGATGAAGTGAAATTACTTTTTAAAAATATTCTACAAAATATAAAGATAGAGAATGTTTAG
- the pseB gene encoding UDP-N-acetylglucosamine 4,6-dehydratase (inverting), which yields MLNNKVILITGGTGSFGKKFTKRILDSFNPKKIIIYSRDEFKQDLMKKEFMVKYPEKANKLRFFIGDIRDKDRLYRAFKGVDYVIHAAAMKQVPACEYNPFEAIKTNINGAQYIVDAAIDCNVKKVVALSTDKAVNPINLYGGTKLVSDKLFISANAYSGEEGTIFSVVRYGNVAGSRGSVIPFFKALIESGNKELPITDFNMTRFWITLDEGVDLVFKALKESKGGETYISKIPSFKITDLAKAMLQDVDMKEVGIREGEKLHEVMITKDDSRSTYEYDKHYIVYPHFDWWHFESHFTEGGKLIERGFEYNSGANTEWLSIEDLRVEMKKLNLYDFDKYNK from the coding sequence ATGCTTAATAATAAAGTGATTCTTATAACTGGAGGAACAGGATCTTTTGGAAAGAAGTTTACTAAAAGGATACTAGATTCATTTAACCCTAAAAAAATTATTATATACTCAAGAGATGAATTTAAACAGGATTTAATGAAAAAAGAATTTATGGTTAAATACCCTGAAAAGGCAAATAAATTAAGATTCTTTATAGGAGATATAAGAGATAAAGATAGATTATATAGAGCTTTTAAGGGTGTGGATTACGTTATCCATGCAGCAGCAATGAAACAAGTACCAGCATGTGAATATAATCCTTTTGAGGCAATAAAAACTAACATAAATGGTGCACAATATATAGTTGACGCAGCTATAGACTGTAATGTAAAAAAGGTAGTTGCTTTATCTACAGACAAAGCCGTAAATCCTATAAATTTATATGGTGGAACAAAATTAGTTTCAGATAAACTATTTATTTCAGCTAATGCATATTCAGGAGAAGAAGGAACTATTTTCTCTGTTGTTAGATATGGAAATGTAGCAGGAAGTAGAGGTTCAGTTATACCTTTCTTTAAAGCTTTAATAGAATCAGGAAATAAAGAGTTACCAATAACAGATTTTAATATGACTAGATTTTGGATTACACTAGATGAAGGTGTAGATTTAGTATTTAAAGCATTAAAAGAATCAAAGGGCGGAGAAACATATATATCAAAAATACCTTCATTTAAAATAACTGACTTAGCTAAAGCTATGCTTCAAGATGTTGACATGAAAGAAGTAGGAATTAGAGAAGGTGAGAAGCTTCATGAAGTTATGATAACTAAGGATGATTCAAGATCTACTTATGAATATGATAAGCACTATATTGTTTATCCACATTTTGACTGGTGGCATTTTGAAAGTCATTTTACAGAAGGTGGAAAGTTAATTGAAAGAGGTTTTGAATATAATTCAGGAGCTAACACAGAGTGGTTATCAATTGAAGATTTAAGAGTTGAAATGAAAAAATTAAATTTATATGATTTTGATAAATATAATAAATAG
- a CDS encoding glycosyltransferase has protein sequence MIILHAAGNEKIGLGNLTRVKALVKYLCSIKYNNFKVILEAREDIAKMFIVDDVDYFIAENRKIAQKFLEDNMFNKSSEKLVLISDLVDMNYSDNEFYRRCGFDVLIQINDENVNKFNPDIYINSDIFYQEFNVNSQTKIYSGSKFLVVRDEILKQRPLECWNKDKIENILVCFGGSDPARYTEDIVKLIRNNMVYDNYNFNVVLGPGVSDERKRELIKNANNNIKFLVNEKHMERKIIENDLIITLGGLTTYEALALGRPVCCIGWEYMNYYVDNLSKNNWIYKLGNKSKDLEGLEKCLLDIDRLKAIASKGFKNINHRGAENMVNIAIKAEKGEI, from the coding sequence ATGATTATTTTACATGCGGCAGGAAATGAAAAAATAGGTTTAGGAAATTTAACTAGAGTAAAAGCTCTAGTTAAATATTTATGTAGTATTAAGTATAATAATTTTAAGGTAATATTAGAAGCAAGAGAAGATATTGCTAAAATGTTTATAGTTGATGATGTAGATTATTTTATCGCTGAAAATAGAAAAATAGCACAGAAATTTTTAGAAGATAATATGTTTAATAAATCAAGTGAAAAGTTAGTTCTTATTTCTGACTTAGTAGATATGAATTATAGTGATAATGAATTCTATAGAAGATGTGGATTTGATGTATTAATTCAAATTAATGATGAAAACGTAAATAAATTCAATCCGGATATATATATTAATTCTGATATATTCTATCAAGAATTTAATGTTAATTCACAAACTAAGATTTACAGTGGAAGTAAATTCTTAGTGGTGAGAGATGAAATTTTAAAGCAAAGACCACTAGAGTGCTGGAATAAAGATAAAATAGAAAATATATTAGTTTGTTTTGGTGGATCCGATCCAGCTAGATACACAGAGGATATAGTGAAATTAATAAGAAATAATATGGTATATGATAATTATAACTTTAATGTAGTATTAGGTCCTGGTGTATCAGATGAAAGAAAAAGAGAATTAATTAAAAATGCAAATAATAATATAAAATTTTTAGTTAATGAAAAACATATGGAAAGAAAAATCATAGAAAATGATTTAATCATAACGTTAGGTGGTCTTACAACCTATGAAGCTTTGGCGTTAGGACGTCCAGTATGTTGTATTGGATGGGAATATATGAATTACTATGTTGATAATTTAAGTAAAAATAATTGGATATATAAATTGGGTAATAAATCTAAAGATTTGGAAGGTTTAGAAAAATGCCTACTTGATATTGATAGATTAAAAGCAATAGCATCAAAAGGTTTTAAGAATATTAATCATAGAGGAGCGGAAAATATGGTTAATATTGCAATTAAAGCTGAAAAAGGAGAGATATAG
- a CDS encoding N-acetylneuraminate synthase family protein has protein sequence MPEIKIGNVTVSNEGKTFIIAEIGANHNSDIELAKKTIKAAAECGVDAVKFQTYTARELVADKDRVLTYLSNGIEKKETISELFDRLSLRREYHRELFDYANSLGLQAFSTPFSLDGLEFLASLDVPCFKVAASDVNYVDLLEKLPEYNKPVMLSLGKCTLGEADEAINILLNKGCKNLVIMHCVSQYPSPMNEMNLNTIKTLKSLYPECVIGFSDHSMGITAALGAVAFGARVVEKHFTLDKKLDGPDHWFSMDPSDMKSLVTEIRNLESAMGNPRKMILECEKNERHKSVRSLVLKRDLKEGEVIKNEDLLMLRPGWGISPFDKDKVVGMKINKDCKANTVLVWDLLR, from the coding sequence ATGCCTGAAATAAAAATAGGAAATGTTACTGTTAGTAATGAGGGGAAAACATTTATAATTGCTGAAATTGGAGCAAATCATAATAGTGATATTGAATTAGCTAAAAAAACTATAAAGGCAGCTGCAGAGTGTGGAGTTGATGCTGTAAAATTTCAAACATATACTGCAAGAGAATTAGTTGCCGATAAAGATAGAGTATTAACATATCTTTCAAATGGAATTGAAAAAAAAGAAACTATTTCTGAATTATTTGATAGGTTGTCTCTAAGACGAGAATATCATAGAGAATTATTTGATTATGCAAATAGTTTGGGTTTACAAGCATTTTCAACACCATTTAGTTTAGATGGCTTAGAGTTTTTAGCATCTCTTGATGTTCCTTGTTTTAAAGTAGCGGCTTCTGATGTAAATTATGTAGATTTATTGGAAAAGTTACCTGAGTATAACAAACCTGTTATGTTATCATTAGGAAAATGTACTTTAGGTGAAGCAGACGAGGCAATTAATATACTACTTAATAAAGGATGTAAAAACCTTGTTATAATGCATTGTGTATCTCAGTATCCATCTCCAATGAACGAGATGAATTTAAATACTATAAAAACTTTAAAGAGTTTATATCCTGAATGTGTAATAGGTTTTTCAGATCATTCAATGGGTATAACAGCAGCTTTAGGGGCTGTTGCATTTGGAGCAAGAGTTGTTGAAAAGCACTTCACACTGGATAAAAAATTAGATGGGCCTGATCACTGGTTTAGTATGGATCCAAGTGATATGAAGAGTTTAGTAACTGAAATTAGAAACTTGGAATCAGCTATGGGTAATCCAAGAAAAATGATATTAGAGTGTGAAAAAAATGAAAGACATAAATCAGTAAGATCATTAGTATTAAAAAGAGATTTAAAAGAAGGTGAAGTAATTAAAAACGAAGACCTTCTGATGCTAAGACCAGGTTGGGGGATATCTCCTTTTGATAAAGATAAAGTTGTAGGTATGAAAATAAATAAAGATTGTAAGGCTAATACAGTTCTTGTTTGGGATCTTTTGAGATGA
- a CDS encoding glycosyltransferase family 2 protein encodes MEKELLVIVPAYNEEDNIKNVIEELKKDVPYANILVVNDSSTDKTEEILKNMNVDYITTPFNLRYSGVIQTGFKYALFRNYNYVAQFDGDGQHIAKELDKMFKYIKQNDCDIVLGSRFKEKTEYNHAFFRKIGTIMFQKIIKISTRKEITDPTSGLQVLSKRVYTHYAKMNNYPEYPDANLIIEMLNEGYNIQEVYVKMRERIYGISMHSGIWSPIKYMISMCYSIFIILIGKKSNNTYKNYNEACGEVK; translated from the coding sequence ATGGAAAAAGAACTATTAGTAATTGTTCCCGCATACAATGAGGAAGATAATATAAAAAATGTAATTGAAGAATTAAAGAAAGATGTACCATATGCAAATATATTAGTAGTAAATGATTCATCTACTGATAAAACTGAAGAAATATTAAAGAATATGAATGTAGATTATATAACTACACCATTTAATTTGAGGTATTCAGGCGTAATACAAACTGGATTTAAATATGCATTATTTAGAAACTATAATTATGTAGCTCAATTTGATGGAGATGGACAACATATTGCAAAAGAATTAGACAAGATGTTTAAATATATAAAACAAAATGATTGTGATATAGTATTAGGTTCAAGATTTAAAGAAAAGACAGAATATAATCATGCCTTTTTTAGAAAAATTGGTACTATAATGTTTCAAAAAATTATTAAAATCTCAACAAGGAAAGAAATAACAGACCCTACATCAGGATTACAAGTTTTAAGTAAGAGGGTATATACTCATTATGCTAAAATGAATAATTATCCAGAATATCCTGACGCAAATCTTATAATAGAAATGTTAAATGAAGGATATAATATTCAAGAAGTTTATGTTAAGATGCGAGAAAGAATTTATGGAATAAGTATGCATTCAGGAATTTGGTCACCAATTAAATATATGATTTCTATGTGCTACAGTATATTTATAATCTTGATAGGGAAAAAAAGTAATAATACTTATAAAAATTATAATGAGGCATGTGGTGAGGTGAAGTAA
- a CDS encoding DUF2304 domain-containing protein yields MNSRAFFAVVGILFMIIILVSVRKKKFFVKDSFYWFLLSVGILLLSIFPSIIRVVANVVEVEYAPSLLFFIAIIFILYIVFNLSQQVSLLREQNKDLAQRVAVLKKIINDIEKDKEKNNIIN; encoded by the coding sequence TTGAATAGTAGAGCATTTTTTGCAGTAGTTGGAATTTTATTTATGATTATAATACTTGTTAGTGTTCGAAAAAAGAAATTTTTTGTTAAGGACAGTTTTTATTGGTTTTTACTTTCAGTAGGAATTTTGCTATTATCAATTTTTCCAAGTATAATTAGGGTGGTTGCAAATGTTGTAGAAGTAGAATATGCGCCTTCACTACTTTTTTTTATAGCTATAATATTTATATTATATATAGTATTTAATTTAAGTCAACAAGTAAGTTTGTTAAGAGAACAAAATAAGGATTTAGCACAAAGAGTAGCTGTATTAAAAAAGATAATAAATGATATAGAAAAAGATAAAGAAAAGAATAATATTATTAATTAA
- a CDS encoding LCP family protein: MKKKLSLWKKISITVLILILVGILGIASYAFHLSNKVNRVEIDRKAITDTGKEISKKAEEVTTILLSGTDYSGDEYAASDSTMILAIDKKNNKINLCSLMRDIYLDLPDGGKSNLNYTMSSGGPELLLKTVNYNFNLNIDKFVEVNLKQLPTVIDKLGGVEINITDDELNYINKYIQNIDKNNGTSTPPVTSTGKQLLNGTQASAYCRIRYTEGRDFKRTERQRDVLTALFNKVKDTPHSEIPGIVSELLPLVSTNLSNSEILSIASEVVGMNITNINQGRFPLDEDLTTEWTDMYHMIIDVDKTTKNIHKFLFDE; encoded by the coding sequence ATGAAGAAAAAATTATCTTTATGGAAAAAAATATCAATAACCGTTTTAATACTTATATTAGTGGGTATTTTAGGCATAGCTTCTTATGCATTTCATCTATCAAATAAAGTAAATAGAGTTGAAATAGATAGAAAAGCTATTACTGATACAGGAAAAGAAATCTCAAAAAAAGCTGAAGAAGTTACAACTATTCTTTTATCAGGAACTGATTATTCAGGTGATGAATATGCTGCCTCAGATTCTACAATGATTTTAGCTATAGATAAAAAAAATAATAAAATAAATCTTTGCTCACTTATGAGAGATATTTATTTAGATTTGCCTGATGGTGGAAAATCAAACTTAAATTATACTATGTCTAGTGGAGGTCCTGAACTCCTTTTAAAAACAGTAAATTATAATTTCAACTTAAATATTGATAAATTTGTTGAAGTTAATTTAAAACAACTTCCTACTGTTATAGATAAACTTGGTGGTGTTGAAATAAATATAACTGATGACGAATTAAATTATATAAATAAGTACATTCAAAATATTGATAAAAATAATGGTACAAGCACTCCTCCAGTAACTTCAACTGGAAAACAACTTCTAAATGGTACTCAAGCTTCTGCATATTGCAGAATAAGATATACCGAAGGAAGAGACTTTAAAAGAACAGAACGTCAAAGGGATGTATTAACAGCTTTATTTAATAAGGTTAAAGATACACCTCATTCAGAAATACCTGGAATAGTTAGTGAATTATTACCTTTAGTAAGTACAAACTTATCTAATTCTGAAATTCTTTCAATAGCCTCTGAGGTTGTAGGTATGAATATAACTAACATAAACCAAGGAAGATTTCCTTTAGATGAAGATTTAACTACAGAATGGACAGATATGTATCATATGATTATTGATGTAGATAAAACTACTAAAAATATTCATAAATTTTTATTTGATGAGTAA
- the pseC gene encoding UDP-4-amino-4,6-dideoxy-N-acetyl-beta-L-altrosamine transaminase, producing MDALAINGGKPVRDSYISYGKQTIDDKDIDMVIKVLKGDYLTTGPTVSEFEKKVANYVGAKYAVAVSNGTAALHMACYAAGIKSGDEVLVPAITFAASANCVLYCGGKPVFIDIDEKTYNMDIDKIEEKITSKTKAIIPVDFTGQSVDMDRILEIARKYNLVVIEDAAHALGSEYKGQKIGVKADMTEFSFHPVKPITTAEGGIIVTNDKNLYEKMLLFRTHGITRNEKFMNDNQGPWYYEQIDLGYNYRITDMQCALGISQMDKIDSFVKRRRDIVNKYNETFGNLKEVIIPYEAEYSNSGWHIYVIALNLNELTVGRKEVFEALQKENIGVNVHYLPVYMHPYYKSIGYKEGICPIAEDLYNKMITLPLFPSMTDKDVEDVITAVNKVIDFYRK from the coding sequence ATGGATGCTTTAGCAATTAATGGTGGCAAGCCGGTTAGGGATTCATATATTTCTTACGGAAAGCAAACTATAGATGATAAAGATATTGATATGGTTATAAAGGTTTTAAAAGGCGATTATTTAACAACAGGTCCAACGGTATCAGAATTTGAAAAGAAAGTGGCTAACTATGTAGGGGCAAAATATGCAGTAGCAGTTTCAAATGGAACTGCAGCACTACATATGGCATGTTATGCAGCTGGTATAAAAAGTGGAGATGAAGTATTAGTACCAGCAATAACTTTTGCTGCTTCAGCAAACTGTGTACTATATTGTGGAGGAAAACCTGTTTTTATAGATATAGATGAAAAAACCTATAATATGGATATAGATAAGATTGAAGAAAAGATAACATCAAAAACAAAAGCAATTATTCCAGTGGATTTTACAGGTCAATCTGTAGATATGGATAGAATACTGGAAATAGCCAGAAAGTACAATTTGGTGGTTATCGAGGATGCAGCTCATGCATTAGGCAGTGAGTATAAAGGACAAAAAATTGGTGTAAAGGCTGATATGACAGAATTTAGTTTTCATCCGGTAAAACCAATAACAACTGCTGAAGGCGGGATTATTGTAACAAACGATAAAAATCTTTATGAAAAAATGTTGTTATTTAGAACTCACGGTATTACTAGAAATGAAAAGTTTATGAATGATAATCAAGGACCTTGGTATTATGAGCAAATAGATTTAGGATATAACTATAGAATAACAGATATGCAATGTGCATTAGGCATTAGTCAAATGGACAAGATAGATAGTTTTGTGAAAAGAAGAAGAGATATAGTTAATAAGTATAATGAGACCTTCGGAAACCTAAAAGAAGTAATAATACCTTATGAAGCAGAATATTCAAATTCAGGTTGGCACATATATGTAATAGCATTAAATTTAAATGAATTGACAGTAGGAAGAAAAGAAGTATTTGAAGCATTACAAAAAGAAAATATAGGAGTTAATGTTCATTATTTACCTGTTTATATGCATCCATACTATAAAAGTATAGGATATAAAGAAGGTATATGTCCAATAGCAGAAGACTTATATAATAAAATGATAACTTTACCATTATTTCCATCCATGACAGATAAAGATGTAGAGGATGTTATAACTGCTGTTAATAAAGTAATAGATTTTTATAGAAAATAG
- a CDS encoding cytidylyltransferase domain-containing protein: MCKVLCVIQARAGSSRLPKKVLMDLCGKSVLEHVVERLQNSKEIDEIVIATTNEDKDVCIKEAAEKLKIRCFRGDENNVLSRYYLAAKEFKGDIIIRITSDCPLIDPNLVDQVVKAFKSNRYDYVSPRSKDGLIRGLDVEVFSMKALEKAYKECADEMGLEHVTWFMYNNPDKFNLLDYPVPDKFRHPEIRLCVDEIKDYEKILHIYNKFYDGKIIDIERVIEYLLNNPEINNINYDVVQKHV; encoded by the coding sequence ATGTGTAAGGTTTTATGTGTTATTCAAGCTAGAGCAGGGTCATCAAGATTACCTAAAAAAGTCCTTATGGATTTATGTGGTAAATCAGTTTTAGAGCACGTAGTTGAAAGGTTACAAAATAGCAAAGAGATAGATGAAATAGTAATAGCAACAACTAATGAAGATAAAGATGTGTGTATTAAAGAGGCAGCAGAAAAGTTAAAAATTAGATGTTTTAGAGGTGACGAAAATAACGTTTTAAGTAGATATTATTTAGCTGCAAAAGAGTTTAAAGGGGATATAATAATTAGGATAACATCTGATTGTCCTTTGATTGACCCGAATTTAGTTGATCAAGTAGTAAAAGCATTTAAAAGCAATAGATATGATTATGTTAGTCCTAGAAGTAAAGACGGATTAATTAGAGGTTTGGATGTAGAAGTTTTTTCAATGAAAGCTTTAGAGAAGGCATATAAGGAATGTGCTGATGAAATGGGATTAGAACATGTAACGTGGTTTATGTATAACAATCCAGATAAGTTTAATTTGTTAGATTATCCAGTACCTGATAAATTTAGACATCCGGAAATAAGACTTTGTGTAGATGAAATTAAGGATTATGAAAAGATTCTACATATATATAATAAATTCTATGATGGAAAAATAATTGATATAGAAAGAGTTATAGAGTATTTATTAAATAATCCAGAAATAAATAATATTAATTATGATGTAGTTCAAAAACATGTTTAG